The following are encoded together in the Pseudodesulfovibrio indicus genome:
- the rplX gene encoding 50S ribosomal protein L24 yields the protein MMKTKIRKDDKVMVIAGKDKGKVGKVLKILKKQDKVLVEKVNMVQRHTKANPYAQQPGGIIEKEAPIHVSNVAVVCDACTKPTRVGYKKTEDGKKVRFCKKCNETFK from the coding sequence ATGATGAAGACTAAAATCCGTAAAGACGACAAGGTCATGGTCATCGCCGGGAAAGACAAGGGAAAGGTCGGCAAGGTGTTGAAGATTCTCAAGAAGCAGGACAAGGTCCTGGTTGAGAAGGTGAACATGGTCCAGCGCCACACCAAAGCCAACCCCTATGCCCAGCAACCCGGCGGCATTATCGAGAAGGAAGCCCCTATCCATGTATCCAATGTGGCTGTGGTCTGCGACGCCTGCACCAAGCCCACGCGGGTAGGGTACAAGAAGACTGAAGACGGCAAGAAGGTGCGCTTCTGCAAGAAGTGCAACGAGACCTTCAAATAG
- the rplR gene encoding 50S ribosomal protein L18: MSISKNEQRLRRKPRIRKKISGTEARPRLVVYRSNVHLYAQLVDDVNGVTLASASTQVLNKGGEALKANKDSAAKVGKAIAEAALAQKIETCVFDRNGYIYHGKIKALADGAREGGLKF; encoded by the coding sequence ATGAGCATAAGCAAGAACGAGCAGAGGCTTCGTCGCAAGCCTCGCATCAGGAAGAAGATCTCCGGTACCGAAGCCCGGCCCCGTCTTGTCGTCTACCGGTCCAACGTGCATCTCTATGCGCAGTTGGTCGACGACGTGAACGGCGTCACCCTCGCTTCCGCCAGCACCCAGGTGCTGAACAAGGGCGGCGAGGCCCTGAAGGCCAACAAGGACTCCGCTGCCAAGGTCGGCAAGGCTATCGCCGAAGCCGCCCTGGCGCAGAAAATCGAGACCTGCGTCTTCGACCGGAACGGATATATCTATCACGGCAAGATTAAAGCCCTTGCCGACGGCGCCCGCGAAGGCGGGCTGAAATTCTAG
- the rpsD gene encoding 30S ribosomal protein S4 yields MARYTEAKCKLCRREGEKLFLKGDRCYTDKCAYEKRPYPPGHSGRMRHKMSDYAIQLREKQKVRRMYGVLEGQFREYYHRADGMKGVTGHNLLFLLERRLDNVIYRLGFANSRDQARQLVRHGIFKLNGRRVNIPSMQVKAEDVIEVREEARKIPVINEAQEVIARRGCPEWLESDGANFKGTVKAMPSRDDIQFPINEQLIVELYSK; encoded by the coding sequence GTGGCAAGATATACCGAAGCAAAATGCAAGCTGTGCCGCCGCGAGGGAGAGAAACTCTTCCTGAAGGGCGATCGCTGCTACACCGATAAATGCGCCTACGAGAAGCGCCCCTACCCCCCGGGACATTCCGGCCGCATGCGCCACAAGATGAGCGACTACGCCATCCAGCTGCGCGAGAAGCAGAAGGTTCGCCGCATGTACGGCGTGCTGGAAGGCCAGTTCCGCGAGTACTACCATCGTGCCGACGGCATGAAGGGCGTTACCGGTCATAACCTGCTGTTCCTGCTGGAACGCCGCCTCGACAACGTCATCTACCGCCTGGGCTTCGCCAACTCCCGCGACCAGGCCCGCCAGCTGGTCCGTCACGGCATCTTCAAGCTCAACGGCCGCCGCGTGAACATCCCGTCCATGCAGGTCAAGGCCGAGGACGTCATCGAGGTCCGTGAGGAAGCCCGTAAGATCCCCGTGATCAACGAGGCCCAGGAAGTCATCGCCCGCCGCGGCTGCCCCGAGTGGCTGGAGTCCGACGGCGCCAACTTCAAGGGCACGGTTAAGGCCATGCCGAGCCGGGACGACATCCAGTTCCCGATCAACGAGCAGCTGATTGTCGAATTGTACTCCAAGTAA
- the rpmD gene encoding 50S ribosomal protein L30, with product MIKIKQIKSKIACKPDQVKTLEALGLRKINQVKEHADTPVIRGMIYKVRHLVEVTES from the coding sequence GTGATTAAAATCAAGCAGATCAAAAGCAAGATCGCGTGCAAGCCCGACCAGGTGAAGACCCTGGAAGCCCTGGGACTGCGCAAGATCAATCAGGTCAAAGAGCACGCTGACACTCCCGTCATCCGTGGCATGATCTACAAGGTCAGACATCTCGTGGAGGTTACCGAATCATGA
- the rplE gene encoding 50S ribosomal protein L5 encodes MTRLEKVYNEKVVPELQKEYGYSSSMEIPKMVKISLNIGLGAASQNSKLIEAAAEELTAIAGQKAVVTLAKKSIAQFKLREGMPVGCRVTLREDRMWDFYDKLVSFALPRVRDFRGIPDRGFDGRGNFTLGIKEHTIFPELDIDKVELVKGMNITVTTTAKTDKEGKTLLDLLGMPFKK; translated from the coding sequence ATGACTCGTCTCGAAAAAGTATATAACGAAAAGGTCGTCCCCGAACTCCAGAAGGAGTACGGTTATTCCTCGTCCATGGAGATCCCCAAAATGGTGAAGATCTCCCTGAACATCGGTCTCGGTGCTGCCAGCCAGAACAGCAAGCTCATCGAAGCCGCCGCCGAGGAACTGACCGCAATTGCCGGCCAGAAGGCCGTGGTCACCCTGGCCAAGAAGTCCATCGCGCAGTTCAAGCTGCGCGAGGGCATGCCCGTGGGCTGCCGCGTCACTCTGCGCGAAGACCGGATGTGGGACTTTTATGACAAGCTCGTGAGCTTCGCTCTGCCCCGGGTCCGCGACTTCCGCGGCATCCCCGACCGCGGTTTCGACGGTCGTGGAAACTTCACCCTGGGCATCAAGGAACACACCATCTTCCCTGAGCTTGACATCGACAAGGTTGAGTTGGTGAAGGGCATGAACATCACCGTGACCACCACGGCCAAGACCGACAAGGAAGGCAAGACCCTCCTCGATCTGCTTGGCATGCCCTTTAAAAAGTAG
- the rpsM gene encoding 30S ribosomal protein S13 — translation MARIAGVDLPRNKRVDIALTYIYGIGRTMAKQILESTNIDWKTNSDDLTADEVNQIRVEIENNYKVEGDLRREITTNIKRLMDIGCYRGLRHRRGLPVRGQKSKTNARTRKGPRRSVMGRKKK, via the coding sequence ATGGCACGTATTGCTGGTGTTGATCTGCCGAGGAACAAGCGCGTTGATATCGCGCTGACGTACATCTACGGCATCGGCCGGACCATGGCTAAGCAGATTCTCGAATCGACCAATATCGATTGGAAGACCAACAGTGACGACCTCACTGCCGACGAAGTCAACCAGATTCGCGTCGAGATCGAAAACAACTACAAGGTTGAAGGTGACCTCCGTCGTGAGATCACCACCAACATCAAGCGGTTGATGGACATCGGCTGCTACCGTGGCCTGCGTCATCGCCGCGGCCTGCCCGTTCGCGGACAGAAGTCCAAGACCAACGCACGCACCCGCAAGGGTCCCCGCCGTTCGGTCATGGGCCGCAAGAAGAAATAA
- the rpsH gene encoding 30S ribosomal protein S8: MAVVDPVADMLTRIRNAYGAYHTGVVVPVSKMKSAIAGILKEEGYITDYAVEDRDISITLKYAEGKPLITGLKKVSKPGRRVYVGASDIPRVQNGIGICIVSTSKGLLEGAKAKEANVGGELLCEIW; encoded by the coding sequence ATGGCTGTTGTTGATCCTGTAGCCGACATGTTGACCCGCATCCGGAATGCGTACGGCGCCTATCACACCGGCGTCGTCGTTCCGGTTTCCAAGATGAAATCGGCGATCGCGGGTATTCTGAAGGAAGAAGGTTATATTACCGACTACGCTGTCGAGGACAGGGACATCAGTATTACCCTCAAGTACGCCGAAGGCAAACCGCTCATCACTGGCCTGAAGAAGGTCAGCAAGCCCGGTCGCCGCGTGTACGTAGGTGCTTCTGATATCCCCCGAGTCCAGAACGGCATCGGTATTTGTATCGTGTCCACCTCCAAGGGGTTGCTTGAAGGCGCCAAGGCCAAAGAGGCCAACGTCGGCGGCGAGCTGCTCTGCGAAATCTGGTAA
- the rplN gene encoding 50S ribosomal protein L14, with protein MIQVESNLDVADNSGAKKVACIKVLGGSKRRYASVGDIIVVSVKEAMPHSKVKKGSVMKAVVVRTKKELGRPDGSYIKFDNNSAVLLNNNMEPVGTRIFGPVARELRAAGFMKIVSLAPEVL; from the coding sequence ATGATTCAGGTTGAATCCAATCTCGACGTGGCTGACAACTCCGGAGCCAAGAAAGTCGCCTGCATCAAGGTGCTCGGCGGTTCCAAGCGCCGTTACGCCAGCGTCGGTGATATTATCGTAGTGTCCGTCAAGGAGGCCATGCCCCATTCCAAGGTGAAGAAGGGCTCGGTCATGAAGGCGGTTGTCGTCCGCACGAAGAAGGAGCTCGGTCGTCCCGACGGTTCCTACATCAAGTTCGACAACAATTCCGCCGTGCTGCTCAACAACAACATGGAGCCTGTGGGCACCCGTATCTTCGGGCCCGTGGCTCGTGAGTTGCGCGCCGCCGGTTTCATGAAGATCGTTTCCCTCGCTCCCGAGGTCCTGTAA
- the rplF gene encoding 50S ribosomal protein L6, whose protein sequence is MSRIGKNPIDIPAGVEVSVGASEIQVKGPKGSLTTPVDPAVEYKVEDGKVYVTRVDDSRRSRGQHGLRRTLLANCVDGVTKGFAKTLEVIGVGYKVSVQGKKVVLNVGYSHPVEFDLPAGLEAKVEGSKLIIEGTDKQLVGEVAAQIRRVRPPEPYKGKGIKYIDEIIRRKAGKSGSK, encoded by the coding sequence ATGTCTCGTATAGGAAAGAATCCCATCGACATCCCTGCCGGTGTCGAGGTGTCTGTCGGAGCCTCTGAAATCCAGGTCAAGGGTCCCAAGGGTTCCCTGACGACTCCGGTCGATCCGGCCGTGGAGTATAAGGTTGAGGATGGCAAGGTGTACGTTACCCGCGTTGATGATTCCCGCCGTTCCCGCGGCCAGCACGGTCTTCGTCGGACCCTGCTCGCCAACTGCGTGGACGGCGTGACCAAGGGCTTTGCAAAGACCCTGGAAGTCATCGGCGTTGGTTACAAGGTGTCCGTGCAGGGCAAGAAAGTCGTGCTCAACGTCGGGTATTCCCACCCGGTCGAGTTCGATCTGCCCGCCGGCCTCGAAGCCAAGGTGGAAGGCTCTAAGCTGATCATCGAGGGCACCGACAAGCAGCTTGTCGGTGAAGTTGCGGCCCAGATCCGTCGTGTGCGCCCGCCCGAGCCTTACAAGGGCAAGGGCATCAAGTACATTGACGAGATCATCCGCCGCAAGGCCGGTAAGTCCGGTTCCAAGTAG
- the rpsE gene encoding 30S ribosomal protein S5 — MEQNESGLIEKIVYLNRVAKVVKGGRRFSFSCLVVVGDGEGGVGYGLGKANEVPEAIRKASERAKKNMINVPLLDGTLPYEVLGRYGAGRVMLKPASRGTGIIAGGPVRAIMEAVGVHDILTKAIGTNNPHNVLRATMAGLESLRSAEQVSALRGVSVSTPRK, encoded by the coding sequence ATGGAACAGAATGAAAGTGGATTGATTGAAAAAATCGTCTACCTCAATCGCGTCGCCAAGGTTGTCAAGGGTGGCCGCCGTTTCAGCTTCAGCTGCCTGGTGGTCGTCGGTGACGGTGAAGGTGGAGTAGGATACGGACTGGGCAAGGCCAACGAAGTGCCCGAAGCCATCCGCAAGGCGTCCGAGCGCGCCAAGAAGAACATGATCAATGTTCCTCTTCTGGACGGCACCCTGCCGTATGAGGTCCTGGGACGTTACGGCGCGGGCCGCGTTATGCTGAAGCCCGCCAGCCGCGGTACCGGCATCATCGCCGGCGGTCCCGTCCGCGCGATCATGGAAGCCGTCGGCGTCCATGACATCCTGACCAAGGCCATTGGCACCAACAACCCGCACAACGTGCTGCGGGCCACCATGGCCGGACTGGAGTCCCTGCGCAGCGCCGAGCAGGTTTCCGCCCTGCGCGGCGTGTCGGTCTCCACTCCCAGAAAGTAG
- the rpsK gene encoding 30S ribosomal protein S11, which translates to MAKPRRSGKKKEKKNIPVGIAHVKATFNNTIVTFTDVKGNVVSWASAGAHFKGSRKSTPFAAQMAAEAAAKRAQDSGMRTVGIYVKGPGSGREAAMRAINNAGFKVTFIRDITPIPHNGCRPPKRRRV; encoded by the coding sequence ATGGCTAAACCCCGTCGCTCTGGGAAGAAAAAAGAGAAAAAGAATATTCCCGTCGGTATTGCCCACGTCAAGGCCACGTTCAACAACACGATCGTGACCTTCACCGACGTCAAGGGCAATGTCGTCAGCTGGGCTTCTGCAGGCGCTCACTTCAAGGGTTCCCGCAAGTCCACTCCTTTCGCGGCCCAGATGGCTGCCGAAGCCGCGGCCAAGCGTGCCCAGGATTCCGGCATGCGCACCGTCGGCATCTATGTGAAAGGCCCCGGCTCCGGCCGTGAAGCCGCCATGCGCGCTATCAACAACGCCGGTTTTAAGGTCACCTTCATCCGGGACATCACCCCGATCCCCCACAATGGTTGCCGGCCGCCCAAACGCCGCAGGGTCTAA
- the rplO gene encoding 50S ribosomal protein L15: MRLHELYAFPEEYKNRKRVGRGSGSGHGKTSARGNKGQNSRSGGGVRPGFEGGQMPLARRLPKRGFKNPFREEYEAVNVGRLIAMFEGKDEITLADMYERGVVTNGAPVKVLGTGEVDKAVTIEAHRFSASAADKIAKAGGTAKAIEA, from the coding sequence ATGAGACTTCATGAACTGTACGCCTTCCCGGAGGAATATAAGAATCGCAAGCGCGTAGGTCGCGGCTCCGGCTCCGGCCATGGCAAGACCTCCGCACGCGGCAACAAGGGTCAGAACTCCCGCTCCGGCGGCGGCGTTCGTCCCGGGTTCGAAGGCGGCCAGATGCCTCTGGCCCGCCGTCTGCCCAAGCGCGGATTCAAGAATCCCTTCCGTGAAGAATACGAAGCCGTGAACGTGGGTCGCCTGATCGCCATGTTCGAAGGCAAGGACGAAATCACCCTGGCCGACATGTACGAACGCGGCGTCGTGACCAACGGCGCTCCGGTCAAAGTGCTCGGCACCGGTGAAGTCGACAAGGCCGTGACCATTGAAGCCCACCGCTTCAGCGCGTCCGCTGCCGACAAGATTGCCAAGGCCGGCGGTACCGCCAAGGCCATTGAGGCGTAA
- the secY gene encoding preprotein translocase subunit SecY — translation MSGVDNIARLPELRKKLLWTFALLAVYRMGIHIPIPGVDSAALSEFFAQAQNTLFGVFDMFSGGGLSKMSIFALGIMPYISASIILQLLTVVSPELKRLQKEEGEAGRKKITQYTRYGTVLITVVQGFAIATGLESMSSPTGAPMVLFSGIGFKLMTIITLTAGTVFLMWLGEQMTEKGIGNGISLIIYAGIIAGLPSAVVNTLQLMTVGEISLFILLFLLVIMIATLAFIVFMERGQRRIPIHYAKRQMGRRMFGGQTTHLPLKINTAGVIPPIFASSILMFPATLAQFSSNKYLQDFSAYMRPDSILYNILFIGIIIFFCYFYTAIMFDPKGIAENIQKQGGFIPGIRPGNRTREYIDKVLARITLWGAFYVSAVCVLPMILISKFGVPFYFGGTSLLIVVGVAMDFMGQIESYMISRQYEGLMGKGNKLKGRR, via the coding sequence ATGTCAGGAGTTGACAATATTGCCCGGTTGCCGGAGCTGCGGAAAAAGCTGCTCTGGACATTCGCACTGCTCGCTGTCTACCGGATGGGCATTCATATCCCTATTCCCGGCGTCGATAGTGCTGCGCTTTCTGAGTTCTTCGCTCAGGCGCAGAACACCCTCTTCGGCGTGTTCGACATGTTCTCCGGCGGTGGACTCTCCAAGATGTCCATCTTCGCGCTGGGGATCATGCCGTACATCTCGGCCTCCATCATCCTCCAGCTGCTTACCGTGGTCAGCCCCGAGCTGAAACGGCTGCAGAAGGAGGAGGGTGAGGCCGGCCGCAAGAAGATAACCCAGTACACCCGATACGGCACGGTACTGATCACCGTGGTCCAGGGTTTCGCCATCGCCACCGGTCTCGAGTCCATGAGCAGCCCCACGGGCGCGCCCATGGTTCTGTTCTCGGGCATCGGATTCAAGCTGATGACGATCATCACCCTGACCGCGGGGACCGTGTTCCTGATGTGGCTGGGCGAACAGATGACCGAAAAGGGCATCGGAAACGGCATCTCGCTGATCATCTACGCAGGCATCATCGCCGGACTCCCGTCCGCGGTGGTCAACACCCTGCAGCTGATGACCGTGGGCGAGATCTCGCTGTTCATCCTGCTGTTCCTTCTGGTCATCATGATCGCCACCCTGGCCTTCATCGTGTTCATGGAGCGCGGCCAGCGCCGTATCCCGATTCATTATGCCAAGCGTCAGATGGGCCGCCGCATGTTCGGCGGGCAGACCACGCACCTGCCGCTGAAGATCAACACCGCGGGCGTTATCCCGCCGATCTTCGCGTCCTCCATTCTGATGTTCCCTGCAACCCTTGCTCAGTTCTCGAGCAACAAGTACCTGCAGGACTTCTCGGCATACATGCGGCCCGATTCGATTCTGTACAACATCCTGTTCATCGGAATCATCATCTTCTTCTGCTATTTCTATACGGCGATCATGTTTGATCCCAAGGGAATCGCGGAGAACATCCAGAAGCAGGGCGGCTTCATCCCGGGCATCCGTCCCGGCAACCGCACCCGCGAGTACATCGACAAGGTCCTGGCCCGCATCACCCTGTGGGGCGCCTTCTATGTCTCCGCGGTTTGCGTGCTGCCCATGATTCTGATCAGCAAGTTCGGCGTCCCGTTCTATTTCGGCGGCACTTCGCTTCTGATCGTGGTCGGCGTGGCCATGGACTTCATGGGCCAGATCGAATCCTACATGATCTCTCGCCAGTACGAGGGATTGATGGGGAAAGGCAACAAACTGAAAGGCAGGCGCTAG
- the rpmJ gene encoding 50S ribosomal protein L36, with translation MKVRPSVKKMCSKCKVIRRNGVLRVICENPRHKQRQG, from the coding sequence ATGAAAGTCAGACCTTCTGTTAAGAAAATGTGTTCCAAGTGCAAAGTAATTCGGCGCAACGGCGTACTGCGGGTGATCTGCGAGAACCCCCGGCACAAACAGCGCCAAGGATAG
- the rplP gene encoding 50S ribosomal protein L16 encodes MLAPKRVKFRKWQKGRLRGKAQRGNVVSFGDIGLKALEHGKITNQQIESARVAIMRHIKRGGKVWIRIFPDHPTTSKPAEVRQGKGKGAPDGWVAPVKPGRIMYEVKGVDIELAKEALKRASYKLPIKTSIVVKEGL; translated from the coding sequence ATGCTTGCTCCAAAAAGAGTTAAATTCAGGAAATGGCAGAAAGGCCGACTCAGAGGCAAGGCCCAACGGGGTAACGTGGTGTCCTTCGGCGATATCGGGCTGAAGGCATTGGAGCACGGAAAGATCACCAATCAGCAGATTGAATCCGCTCGTGTCGCGATCATGCGTCACATCAAGCGCGGCGGTAAGGTCTGGATCCGCATCTTCCCTGATCACCCCACCACCTCCAAGCCCGCGGAAGTCCGCCAGGGCAAGGGTAAAGGCGCACCCGACGGTTGGGTCGCGCCGGTGAAACCGGGCCGGATTATGTACGAAGTCAAGGGTGTCGACATCGAGCTTGCCAAGGAAGCCCTCAAGCGCGCTTCCTACAAGCTGCCGATCAAGACTTCCATCGTTGTGAAGGAGGGTCTCTAA
- a CDS encoding type Z 30S ribosomal protein S14 encodes MAKTSIRVKATRKPKFKVRAYNRCPICGRPRAFLRRYGICRICFRNKALAGELPGVRKASW; translated from the coding sequence GTGGCCAAGACTAGCATTCGCGTTAAGGCAACTCGCAAACCCAAGTTCAAGGTTCGCGCCTACAATCGGTGCCCGATTTGTGGCCGTCCTCGGGCTTTTCTGAGGCGGTACGGAATTTGCCGTATCTGCTTCCGCAACAAGGCTCTCGCCGGCGAACTGCCCGGCGTCCGCAAGGCGAGCTGGTAA
- the rpsC gene encoding 30S ribosomal protein S3 produces the protein MGQKVHPYGFRLGYNKNWLSRWYSTKDYPAFVLQDDQVRKFVKKKLFQAGVSRIEIERAGGKIRLIIHTARPGIVIGRKGVEIEKLRDELRGKFKTEFTIEVNEIRRPEVEAQLVAENIAQQLERRIAFRRAMKRTVGLARKFGAEGIKVACAGRLAGAEIARGEWYRDGRVPLHTLRADIDYGFAEAATTYGVIGVKVWIFKGEILDKEVQQ, from the coding sequence ATGGGACAGAAAGTACATCCTTACGGTTTTCGTCTGGGGTATAACAAGAACTGGCTGTCCCGCTGGTACAGCACCAAGGATTACCCTGCGTTCGTCCTCCAGGACGACCAGGTCCGCAAGTTCGTTAAGAAAAAGTTGTTTCAGGCCGGCGTTTCCCGCATCGAGATCGAGCGGGCCGGCGGCAAGATTCGCCTGATCATCCACACCGCGCGTCCCGGTATTGTCATCGGCCGTAAGGGTGTAGAGATAGAAAAGCTGCGCGATGAATTGCGCGGCAAGTTCAAAACCGAGTTCACCATTGAGGTCAACGAGATCCGTCGACCGGAGGTTGAAGCTCAGCTCGTAGCTGAGAACATTGCCCAGCAGCTCGAACGCCGTATTGCCTTCCGCCGTGCCATGAAGCGCACGGTGGGCCTTGCCAGGAAATTCGGCGCCGAGGGTATCAAAGTCGCTTGCGCAGGCCGCCTTGCCGGCGCAGAAATCGCTCGCGGCGAGTGGTACCGTGATGGGCGTGTGCCCCTGCACACCCTTCGTGCCGACATCGACTATGGTTTCGCCGAGGCTGCCACCACTTACGGCGTTATCGGAGTCAAGGTCTGGATCTTCAAGGGTGAGATTCTGGACAAAGAGGTACAACAGTAA
- a CDS encoding DNA-directed RNA polymerase subunit alpha, translating into MLIENGDKLINTRNWSELVKPEALVRDPKSSKMYGKFICEPLERGYATTIGNAMRRVLLSSMQGCAIVSATIEGVQHEFTTLPGVLEDMTEVVLNLKQVRIAMTTDEPQRLVLEANKKGEVLAGMIQENQNVTILNKDQLIATLTENRPLKMELEVRMGKGYVPADMHEGLTDEIGSMVLDASYSPVKKVAYSVEQARVGQMTNYDKLILEVWTDGSVTPEDACAYSAKILKDQLSVFINFDESSSETHEEEDDSIDLNPNLFKSIDELELSVRATNCLKAANIQLVGELVQRTEQTMLKTKNFGRKSLDEIRRVLDSMTLKFGMSIEDFDKKYQEWLKRKEKNEA; encoded by the coding sequence ATGCTTATTGAGAACGGCGACAAACTCATCAACACCCGCAATTGGAGCGAACTGGTCAAGCCCGAGGCCCTCGTGCGCGACCCCAAGTCCTCCAAGATGTACGGTAAATTCATCTGCGAACCCCTGGAGCGCGGCTATGCCACCACCATCGGCAACGCCATGCGCCGGGTTCTCCTCTCCTCCATGCAGGGATGCGCCATCGTGTCCGCGACCATCGAGGGAGTGCAGCATGAATTCACCACGCTGCCTGGTGTTCTTGAGGACATGACCGAGGTTGTGCTGAACCTGAAGCAGGTTCGCATCGCCATGACCACGGACGAGCCTCAGCGCTTGGTCCTCGAAGCCAACAAGAAGGGCGAGGTCTTGGCAGGCATGATCCAGGAAAACCAGAATGTCACCATTCTGAACAAGGATCAGCTCATCGCCACCCTGACGGAAAATCGCCCTCTGAAGATGGAGTTGGAAGTCCGCATGGGCAAGGGCTACGTCCCGGCCGACATGCACGAAGGGCTCACCGACGAAATCGGCTCCATGGTCCTCGACGCCAGCTACTCCCCCGTCAAGAAGGTCGCATACTCCGTCGAGCAGGCGCGTGTCGGCCAGATGACCAACTACGACAAACTCATCCTGGAAGTGTGGACCGACGGTTCCGTCACTCCCGAGGATGCCTGTGCATACAGTGCCAAGATCCTGAAGGACCAGCTGTCGGTGTTCATCAACTTCGACGAGTCCTCTTCCGAGACCCACGAGGAAGAAGACGACTCCATCGATCTGAACCCGAACCTCTTCAAGTCCATTGACGAGCTCGAACTCTCCGTTCGCGCCACCAACTGCTTGAAGGCCGCCAACATCCAGTTGGTGGGTGAGCTGGTCCAGCGCACCGAACAGACCATGCTCAAGACCAAGAACTTCGGCCGCAAGTCCCTGGACGAGATCCGCCGGGTTCTGGACAGCATGACCCTCAAGTTCGGCATGTCCATCGAGGATTTTGACAAGAAATACCAGGAATGGTTGAAGAGGAAAGAGAAAAATGAGGCATAG
- the rpmC gene encoding 50S ribosomal protein L29, producing MTSKELRELDDAKLTEKLTESRHELFTMRFKHATAQLENTKALAGVKKTIARILTIQRERQGA from the coding sequence ATCACTTCCAAGGAACTTCGTGAACTGGATGACGCGAAGCTGACCGAGAAGCTGACCGAGTCCCGGCATGAGCTGTTCACCATGCGCTTCAAGCATGCGACCGCCCAGCTGGAGAACACCAAGGCACTCGCCGGCGTCAAAAAGACCATCGCCCGTATCCTGACCATTCAGCGGGAACGGCAGGGAGCGTAA
- the map gene encoding type I methionyl aminopeptidase, translating to MKKFRGVFLKNDKEIGLMREANRIVSRILDELGKNVRPGVPTMLFEEICRARCDEYGVRPAFLGYQGFPYALCCSVNEEIVHGFPSRERILEEGDIVSFDMGVVYNGFYGDSARTFGVGEVSAESQKLMDVTRESLYKGIEQAVPGNNLYDISAAIQSYVEGFGFGIVRRFVGHGIGSHLHEKPEIPNFVPKGISGIPLKAGMVLAIEPMVTVGTHEVEVLDDKWTAVTKDGKLSAHFEHTIAVTSDGPRILSLSE from the coding sequence TTGAAGAAATTCAGGGGCGTCTTCCTCAAGAACGATAAAGAGATTGGCCTCATGCGTGAGGCCAATCGCATTGTTTCTCGAATTCTCGATGAGCTCGGCAAGAACGTCCGACCCGGCGTGCCGACCATGCTCTTCGAGGAGATTTGCCGGGCCCGGTGCGATGAGTACGGAGTTCGCCCGGCATTTCTGGGGTATCAGGGTTTTCCCTATGCCCTCTGTTGTTCTGTGAATGAAGAGATCGTGCACGGCTTTCCCTCCAGGGAGCGCATCCTCGAAGAGGGCGACATCGTCAGCTTCGACATGGGCGTCGTGTACAACGGGTTTTACGGAGATTCCGCCCGCACCTTTGGTGTCGGCGAAGTTTCCGCCGAGAGCCAAAAACTCATGGATGTAACCCGCGAGTCTCTGTATAAGGGTATCGAGCAAGCCGTGCCCGGCAACAACCTGTATGACATTTCCGCGGCAATCCAGTCATACGTCGAAGGGTTCGGTTTCGGTATAGTCCGTCGTTTTGTCGGACATGGGATCGGCAGTCATCTCCATGAGAAGCCTGAGATCCCCAACTTCGTTCCCAAGGGCATCTCCGGCATTCCTCTCAAAGCCGGAATGGTGCTTGCCATTGAGCCGATGGTCACGGTTGGGACCCACGAGGTTGAAGTCCTTGACGACAAATGGACGGCGGTGACCAAGGACGGGAAACTGTCCGCTCACTTCGAGCACACGATCGCCGTGACGTCCGACGGACCGAGGATATTGAGTCTGTCCGAATAG
- the rpsQ gene encoding 30S ribosomal protein S17: MAEFKYQGNKRLLTGLVISDKADKTIVVRVETLVKHPLLKKYIRRRKKFMAHDPANDCGVGDTVQIVESRPMSRRKRWHLVKILEKAV, encoded by the coding sequence ATGGCTGAGTTCAAATACCAAGGCAACAAGCGCCTGCTCACCGGTCTGGTGATCTCCGACAAGGCCGACAAGACCATCGTCGTCCGCGTCGAGACCCTGGTGAAGCATCCGCTGCTGAAGAAGTACATCCGCCGCCGCAAGAAGTTCATGGCCCATGATCCGGCCAACGACTGCGGTGTAGGCGATACGGTGCAGATTGTCGAATCGAGACCCATGTCCCGGCGCAAGCGCTGGCACCTGGTCAAGATCCTCGAAAAGGCCGTTTAG